DNA sequence from the Paramormyrops kingsleyae isolate MSU_618 chromosome 14, PKINGS_0.4, whole genome shotgun sequence genome:
cacacacacacacacacacacacacacaaacacacacatacaggtttgtaattatatctttgtggggactctccattcatttctatggggaatactctaatcccagcatgacaaccgtaacccctacccagccctgaccttaaccataagtaacctaacaaaatacgagacttctggcatttaGTTTTTTGATCGCATTCatagacctgaaaaatggtccccacaatccAATCCATCCAATCCAGCtctatttataaagcactttaaataaCCTGTGCAGGACCACAGTGCTGTACagtaaaattaagaaaaatagataaaaacaaataaaaccatgaaaaaataaggacaaaataaaacacataataaataacagatctatattaaaacaatataatgTCAATGACAATGTCGagataacaggtttttaaagaaaaaagaaaaaaaattggcagtggtggcttaatgggtAGGGAAGCGCACTCAATTGAACgcttgcaggttcgaatccccgaccagcaaggcaccactgaggtaccctgagcaaggtaccgcccctaagcactgctccccgggtgctgaatgagcagccccctgctatgtcacattgtcacatatgggttaaatgcagaggacacatttcgttgttgtgcactgtgtgctgtggtgtcaacaatgaccactgatcaccaaattctaaaaaaaaaaacatttggtccccacaatgtaatataaacataatccacacacaggGGCTGACACACTATAAGGACCTTGCTTGGTCTCTTTCAAACTCCCAAATCAGCCACTTCAAACGGCATCACTGACCTGCCCCTTCTGCAGCCTCTGTACCGAAACTCTGTAGCCTGACAGaaaccctcccccaccccagcgAATGCTGTGATGACAGAGGCCTCATTTATAGTTTGTGTACAGTAACCATGACAGCACCCAGCTAACAATACGGGGGGCGTACAGTACATGGAGGTAATCTACACTGCCAATATAGTTCTACACAGGCTAATAGGTGTTCCTGTTTACCCCCTTACTCTAAATGGCAGGTAAATATATAACTTAATATATAACCCAGTATATAAAGGAAATCCTCCAGGAACCAGGAAACGATATGCTTTCTCTGCATCTCTAAACTGGCCTGTAGTCTGTGCTACCTGCTGTGCATGGAGAAGCTTAGCAGCCTGGTCAAACTCagccggggggcgggggcgggcaTGAACTCACCCTCTGAACTCGGCGCAGTTTGGCCCCAGCCAGCGCGGCAGCCAGCCCAGAGGGGGCCCCCTCCCCGTGACCCCCAGGCCCTCCGCCAGCCGGcagcgggggcgggggtggaggTGCCCCAGTGGAGGGCGGTGGGGGGCCAGGTGGGggcggagggggtgggggccccCCTGTGGGCACGGGTGCCGGTGCCGCAGCAGGGGGGGCAGCGGAGAGGGAGGACGGGTGTCCTGCTGGGATGGGGGGACCTGCACAGAAAGAGCAGCAGTTAGTGAAGGGTGAGTCTCTGTGCCATGCCCCCCACAGGGAAAGGAGGGAGGGGCTTAATGAGGATGAGCGTTCACATGCATATGAAGCATGCCATATGGAACAGCGAAGCCATGCCGTAGGGCTTGGAGGTGGGATACCGCACCACAGGAAAGCGGAAAACAAGCTGATGTTTCTGTTTTTGGTATATTTATGTTCACATTTGTAAATTTCCAAAGGATTCAGCATTAAGGCCCTGTGCTCATTGGAAGTGTTCATGTTTAAGTTCGATGCCACCTGTACCCGTATAAACACCTAATTTTTTTCTGAACAACAGCGTTGGGACGTCACAAAATATGGCAAAATCTGGCCACCTTCCGGACCGGCTTCACACATGTTGCAGCACCTGCTGTTGCCACAAGCCTCATTTGAAAATACAGCTGGTGACAAAATCATTGTTTCCCCAATGATATGCTGGAAATAAGCAGGAAGATAAGAAATCAAATGTCTCCGTTTTTCACACGAGAACTCGGGTTGGAAAAGCTTTGTCACCTGGATCTAAAAAACAGATCCCCGCAGAGTCCTAGAGCAGTCTCACTTTACTCCCGATATCTCATCACACCTTGAAATGAGTCTGTAAACCTCAAACAAATCTTCTGACTGATCACATATCTAAGACTAAATTCTTGATCAACTGGCTCTCTTGCATTTCTTTCCTGTTAATCCCAAAGTATTTTTATGAGAGAAATATTGCTTTTTGCAGTAAAATCTTCCTGTGGTCATTTCCCCTGTGGAATGTGTACTGTAAACACAGGTCTTGTTAGTAGCTGGGGTGTGAGGCTCAGTTTGCCACTGCAGAGTCACACTTGTATGCGTGGGGGCACCTCTGACCCATCCTGCCCCATAAAGCTCCGGTTCACTTACCGGAGTTGGGCACAGCAGCCTGAGAGGCAGGAGAGGGGCTCTTCTTGGGCAAGGCCACCCCAATAAAAGAGGGGGGCGAGGAGCTGAAGGGGGGCATGACCTGGTACTGGATCTGCTGAGGGGGAAAGGAGGACGTGTACTGGGACTGAGGGGGGGGACCCTGGGATGGGTGGCCGGCCATGATGGACAGGGCTTCGCAGCAGGGGGTAAAGATACTCTCAGGGCTGTAGATGGTAGTGAGTGGAAGTGGGGACTTCTGGGATAGGTAATTGTCCTCCATGTTGCCATTGGAGGCAAGGTCAGTGGGAGGGGCTTTGCCACGGCCGTTTTGGAGGGGTGACAAGGGTTGGGTCACAGGGATGACTGGCTGGGGGCACACCTGCTTGACAGTCAGTGCCGTCGTTACTGGGGGCGAAGATGCTAGAGGGGTGAAGGTACGAGGGGAGGACCAGCCGTGTTTGGCATGTCGAGGCGTTAGGGGGGGGGAGAGCGGGATCTGCCGCACCTGCCGGGCCGCCGAGCCCAGCCCAGGCTGCACCGGGTGGAACGCCGACATCAGCGAGGTGGAGAGCTGCGATAGCTGGGCTACCCGCTGGGGGGGGTCAGTCTCCCTGTCCTGAGACGAGGCTGAGGAGGAGCGGGACACAGAAGGGGAGGAGGCGACCTTGGCAAAAGAGGGAGGCTGCAGGGTGCTGGGCTTGTAGTGCTGATAATCAGGAGGGGGCGTGTCAGATgagcagggggagggggacaccTTAAAGTGCAGCGTGGAGACTAGGAGGACACACAGGAGTGGGCgacagagaaagagagcgagagaggtGACACTGAAAATGGAGACAGCAAAGGAAAAGGAAACAGAAGGGCACCAGCACACGTGGAATGCCGTGTGGGAGCCGCCGTTCGGCACGCGGCGGCTCAGGTGAGGCCGTGCCAAGCCGGCAGCCGGCACACTGAAGTGAAACTAAGTCTGGCACAGATCACTCTGTCACGTTTGGATCCCCACGTGGAAGCATCCACAGCAATGTGTGAGTAATGTGGAGCAGACGGAAGTCGCTCTTCCTCCTGCTTTGCGTTCCCCGCTGCTCGCCCGCTCGCGGGCCTCACCTGAGGCAGACGTCCGTCGCTCCCTCTCGAGCTGCACCTgcatctgctgctgctgctccatcaTCTGCCTGCGGACAATGAGAGAGAAGCGTCAGCTTCCCGTACGCCACAGTGGCCCCAACGGACCGCCAGCAGAGCTCCAGTGGACCCCCAGCTGCTCTGGGTGAGGACGGCTGCTGCAGGGGCAGCCAGATGCTGGTCCGCCTGGCCCTCAGACCACAAGCTTTCCACTCCTGTGTGTCATATTCCACAAAAAGCATcagctaaataaatattaattctCCGCCACAGGCGGCAGGACTGATGGCACGATTTCCAGTTCCAGACTGTTTTTAATGGATTTAATAAAGAACTCTTGCACTGCTTGCACCAGACCACAATCAATAAGTCTCTCTTAACTTCATGTAGCTGACACGCCTGGTTTAAGGACAAATAAAGGCCAttctgtcttgttttttttttttttttttaaacaggatGGCTGGCTGTAAAATATGcacagacactggaaacagggACAGCAAATGGAATTCTTCAGCTGTGTCACGGTTGCCCAGAACACCACCTGCCAGCTCAGGGTCACACCACTTATTAGAGACCTATATTGTAGTAACTCCTCTCACCACTAGATGGAGGCCCTGTGCCAAGATCTCAATCGTGGCCACGTGGGATAGTAGCGTTGTGGGATTGGGTGACTATGACTGCCAAATTTCTAAAGCTTTTGGCACCTGATGAGGATTTTTCCAACTCTGCCACAAAGTATTTCCCTTTATAATTTTAACCTATGAAAAACTTTACTTTTCAAGTGAAATTACTGCCATACAGGACCTTTATCCAGGCTGACATTTTAATTAGCACTGAAGTTGATCTTCTTTCTTGGATCATCTTCAACTGAAGCCATGTATGATGAGTGGTCAGATTTGAGAGTAAATAACTGTGTTTGCTGTTTCTTTCTGTGAGCAGATGGGCGTTTTGCGTCACGGCTGTTTACACGCTCTGTTTCATCTGTAAACTCGTTGTACCAGACCAACGTGATTTTGTAGATCTGCTCCAGGCAGGATGGTGGATGGAATCAATGTGACGGAGGGGGGCAGTGTTAGGAATGGGGGCTTCGCTTGGGCATGGGAGTGGAAAGGGGTTTAACAAACGAAGAGGAGAGAAAACAAAAGGGCGCCTTTTTCTGGCAGAAGCCCAAGAGGACAGAGACCAGAAATCGAAATGAGCTTTGGGACATGCGACGGGCTCCAGGTGAGTATGGGATCCACATCCATCTTGGTGTGTGTTCATGATCCAAAGAAATAAACAGAGGCCAAGTTTACAGCAACACTAACAAGGTGAATGAATCAGCAGGTCACCTGACTTCACCCTGCCCCCTACAAATCCGCCCACATCCCACCTGCGGCGTCTGATGGAGCTCTATAAAATCCAATCAGTGATTAGGACATAAGCAGAGGCATTTTGTTTTTTAGCCAGGGATGGTGGAGGCCCATGTAGTAGCCTAGGCAACCTTCActgcggtgcccccccccccccccggccactaCCGCCAATGCAAACAAATCCATGCAAATGATGGCTGTTCATTGTgtgatataatataataatgcaataacattattaacattattataGAATAATGaattctgtccatccatccatccattttccagacccgcttgtcctatgcagggttctGGGGGTCcagaggcagggaataacccaggacgggacACCAACCCACGCAGGGTACACATATTTCATTATTACATTTAGTAATAtcaggaacaacaacaacaataataataataataataataatggcaataataataataataataacagtattAAGTACTTCAAAggaaatacaattaaaaacaggTTTCACACAATACAGTCCTATACCTTTGTTGGGTTGTAAGATTAATTTAAAAAGCAGAGCTGTCAAAGTAAACACATTAGTGTTAGTCTTAAAACCTTTAAGAACTTTAATTGCATTAATTTTGATATGGCAATGGGAAAATAGTATGACCAAAGATTCTGAATAGAATTTAATTTCTATACTGAATATACAGacttcattttgaaatatttgtcGTCCTGTTGCCACTTCATTTGCAAATTTTTTTGGTCCCAGTGTGCTAATGTGGAAAAAAAGTTCCAGCAGAGCCAGGGAGAGGTGCATCCTGGGATTGGTGACAGTGTCATTGGTGAATGTGTCATTGGTGACAGTGTCTTAGCCCTCAGGCAGGAAGaatgcgcatgtgtgtgtgtgatgtactGACCCCGAAACTGGGAGCTGAAACTGTTTGGGAAGATAATCAGAGCTTAATCCTACAGGGGAAGATAACAGGAAAGCAGTGAGAAATGTGGAATGGAGACAAACAAGCTGACGTTCTCATATGTTTGCTAAATTTACCTGTTTTGAGGATGATATGGTCTAATGAACATGTTATAGACTAATGGACCAAATATATGATGGGATATGGGTAGTTTAGTTTATTATGTAGTTTGATTTGCTTGATTGCATAGTATTGTTCAACATGGGGACATAATGTAAGGGGTCAGCACGGGTGGGGGGCAAATGATGGTGACTGGCTGACTGGCTATGAGCCTAAAGGGATGCAGAGGCGCACAAGATCATCACCTTTGAGGTCATCATGCACTTTGCTCATGCACAAGAGCCCCTGACTTCACCAACTTGGCAGAAGATTGCCTTTTAGGGGAGTTGCAGAAATATGTAAAACCTGAGCATTTTCTTTGTTCGGGGGTTTGCTTCTTTTCATTGGGGATACTCTGTTTCTCTGCTGTCAACTCTGCACACCTTGTCTTAATAAAGAAATTTTATCTTGCTCAAGTTGTGTCAGGTAACTTTACTTCATTCCTGGTGATGAACAGAATTTCGAGAAAAGTGTGTACAGGTTTGTTACCTCCACAGTAACAGCTGTAGCTGCTCTATGCCGATACTGCACAGGGTCTGAGTACTACTAGAGGTGCCCCCACATCGCGGAGCTGTCATGTGGCGACACCGCAGAGTATGTGAGGACTTCTAGGGGCGCCAGCTTAGCCAGTCAGTTTCACTCAGTCTCAGAAGATGCACGCCGCGTGCTAATCGGCTGGCTAAGTCAAAACCCGTCAGAAGATGGCGCCACAAATATCGTCTAAGGTGCTTCCCAGCCCTGTTTCTAGCACTAAAGCATTCAGTCGTTTCGCCACGGCGCTGTAATCACTGTACTGTTTTCTGCCCTTTATTGTTCCATCTTTTAGTCACTGATGTGGTTTTCAAGCTACATTTAATCTACTAATGAAATATTCTTGCCAGGATTTTATTGCACATCCTGATATGGGTAGCTATGGGTCTCTCACCTTCTCTGGTTCTCCGTGTCGTCTGCGGTGGGCCCGTTCTGGGCTGGACGTTGGACAGCTGGACCTGAAGCACAGAAATAACATTGTTATACTGGGCCCTAATCAACGTTTAACTGGAGCTGATCACACATGTAGGCATGAAGGATTATTACACGTCACATCTGAAGGAATATGATCAAACAGTTATGAAGAAGCTAACAGAAAGACACTAACAGATAAATGTCTGAAGAACTATGATCAAATACACGTGCAGGCGTACATCTGCAAAGAATTTATCATTGCTAAGCaccaaaaaacatcaaaaccattttatttaatggTATAACGCACAGTCTGTTTTCTCTGTCCAGGGTACTCTCTCTCACTTATCTCACTCGCTTAGCTTTAAGAGAATGCTGGGTAAACTGGCTTAAAATATCAGAAAGCCAAATAACACTTTGTAAGTCAGAAAAATTTGCAGTACAATTCAGACCAACCATAGgggattttcttttttgctgagagatttttttttttttaaatgcagatCATACTGTCTCTGTGACTCGAACCCTGAGAGATGTCTTGGTGTGGGTGAAATGGCAGAGCACAGAGTAGGGTGTCTTAACGTGCGCTGCAAGGTCACAGGAAACTGGATAGTACAGGAGAGAAATACTAGGGCCAAACAGAGCAGGGAATGAAGAAAACAAAGAGAAAATAGCCCTAGAATGAGAGAAGAGACAGAAAAGAAATTCACCACAAACAAACACCTAAAATAAAAGGAACTTTCAAAAACAGGGTCAAAGTTATGTAAATTGATGGTAGGCCTTATGTTATTattgcaagctaaaaccttgggctCTGAGGcagaatggcctcctctcatttgtaaatttcttatgttcttaatgttgTTTATatgatgtgtgtgtatatgtatgtatatatacacatatgtaaacagacacacacagaacacagtAACTTGTGTAAAAAGACTTCTAAAGACGACAGCTTCTGTTACACAAACCAGGACACCTATACGGTTAGTGTGAGTGGGCGGGGCCAAAAGTCCATTCTGCGGTGACAGCAGCAGGATGACATCAGAACTGTGCTGTAGCCATGCAGACGTAACACGAATCTGCTCTCCTCCTACCCAAGCCGCTGTGAGGCCACTAACTCAGAGCACACCTCACACAGGCCTTTAACAACGGCACCAAGGCTCGGATCGCACTTTCTCTGTGGCCTgcactacgaagcggggttactggcttatcggggtaacttgtcggatttaaggtaatctgggcaaaatgtaagtgaacaaatatgaagtccatttaaactgtggtaccttaaatccgacacaATGATGCAATCAGATCTATATCACAGATAGATACATTTACAATGCCTTCCCATAATTTCCTCAAAATGCTCTCCTGCCAATTTCCTTCCTGCTGCACAGACCGCTTTTCCTTTGAAGGTTAAGCTCATGTGACTTATCCAGGCTATGGTTACACTCAgaacaaccccccctcccccccccccacaaacacccCCTCGCCCAGTTCGGACACTGAGCTGTTGCCTGGGTATGGTTCACTTTGGGCTGGCGATCCATAAAGCAACCACATGACCAAATGTGCTCGCTCGCTGCTGGTGTCTCGTCATGCTAATCaaataataatcaaataatAAGAGGGGGCAGTGGAAACAGCCCCAAGGCCACCTAGGGGTGAGCTATCTCTATCCCCCCCGACACCCAGCACCAAAAAACAGCACCTTTCCCATG
Encoded proteins:
- the evla gene encoding enah/Vasp-like a isoform X1; translated protein: MDTNLQSHRLYFPQIYYSLGAQLKDHKGSEQSVCQARASVMIYDDGSKKWVPIKPGQQGFSRINIYHNAANNTFRVVGVKLQDQQVVINYSIVKGLKYNQATPTFHQWRDARQVYGLNFASKEEAATFSNAMLFALNVLSTQEGGPAVQRPAQNGPTADDTENQRRQMMEQQQQMQVQLERERRTSASVSTLHFKVSPSPCSSDTPPPDYQHYKPSTLQPPSFAKVASSPSVSRSSSASSQDRETDPPQRVAQLSQLSTSLMSAFHPVQPGLGSAARQVRQIPLSPPLTPRHAKHGWSSPRTFTPLASSPPVTTALTVKQVCPQPVIPVTQPLSPLQNGRGKAPPTDLASNGNMEDNYLSQKSPLPLTTIYSPESIFTPCCEALSIMAGHPSQGPPPQSQYTSSFPPQQIQYQVMPPFSSSPPSFIGVALPKKSPSPASQAAVPNSGPPIPAGHPSSLSAAPPAAAPAPVPTGGPPPPPPPPGPPPPSTGAPPPPPPLPAGGGPGGHGEGAPSGLAAALAGAKLRRVQRSEDGSSSGAKNDANRTSGGSNGGLMQEMNALLARRRKAATQTEKSGDRKEEDGQSDDPNSPGTRGSDAVKKPWDRANSADKSSVVSRVRPAGSSSDTDALDFDRMKQEILEEVVRELQKVKDEIIDAIRQELSRISTT
- the evla gene encoding enah/Vasp-like a isoform X5; the encoded protein is MDTNLQSHRLYFPQIYYSLGAQLKDHKGSEQSVCQARASVMIYDDGSKKWVPIKPGQQGFSRINIYHNAANNTFRVVGVKLQDQQVVINYSIVKGLKYNQATPTFHQWRDARQVYGLNFASKEEAATFSNAMLFALNVLSTQEGGPAVQRPAQNGPTADDTENQRRQMMEQQQQMQVQLERERRTSASASSQDRETDPPQRVAQLSQLSTSLMSAFHPVQPGLGSAARQVRQIPLSPPLTPRHAKHGWSSPRTFTPLASSPPVTTALTVKQVCPQPVIPVTQPLSPLQNGRGKAPPTDLASNGNMEDNYLSQKSPLPLTTIYSPESIFTPCCEALSIMAGHPSQGPPPQSQYTSSFPPQQIQYQVMPPFSSSPPSFIGVALPKKSPSPASQAAVPNSGPPIPAGHPSSLSAAPPAAAPAPVPTGGPPPPPPPPGPPPPSTGAPPPPPPLPAGGGPGGHGEGAPSGLAAALAGAKLRRVQRSEDGSSSGAKNDANRTSGGSNGGLMQEMNALLARRRKAATQTEKSGDRKEEDGQSDDPNSPGTRGSDAVKKPWDRANSADKSSVVSRVRPAGSSSDTDALDFDRMKQEILEEVVRELQKVKDEIIDAIRQELSRISTT
- the evla gene encoding enah/Vasp-like a isoform X3, producing the protein MSEQSVCQARASVMIYDDGSKKWVPIKPGQQGFSRINIYHNAANNTFRVVGVKLQDQQVVINYSIVKGLKYNQATPTFHQWRDARQVYGLNFASKEEAATFSNAMLFALNVLSTQEGGPAVQRPAQNGPTADDTENQRRQMMEQQQQMQVQLERERRTSASVSTLHFKVSPSPCSSDTPPPDYQHYKPSTLQPPSFAKVASSPSVSRSSSASSQDRETDPPQRVAQLSQLSTSLMSAFHPVQPGLGSAARQVRQIPLSPPLTPRHAKHGWSSPRTFTPLASSPPVTTALTVKQVCPQPVIPVTQPLSPLQNGRGKAPPTDLASNGNMEDNYLSQKSPLPLTTIYSPESIFTPCCEALSIMAGHPSQGPPPQSQYTSSFPPQQIQYQVMPPFSSSPPSFIGVALPKKSPSPASQAAVPNSGPPIPAGHPSSLSAAPPAAAPAPVPTGGPPPPPPPPGPPPPSTGAPPPPPPLPAGGGPGGHGEGAPSGLAAALAGAKLRRVQRSEDGSSSGAKNDANRTSGGSNGGLMQEMNALLARRRKAATQTEKSGDRKEEDGQSDDPNSPGTRGSDAVKKPWDRANSADKSSVVSRVRPAGSSSDTDALDFDRMKQEILEEVVRELQKVKDEIIDAIRQELSRISTT
- the evla gene encoding enah/Vasp-like a isoform X4, with the translated sequence MIYDDGSKKWVPIKPGQQGFSRINIYHNAANNTFRVVGVKLQDQQVVINYSIVKGLKYNQATPTFHQWRDARQVYGLNFASKEEAATFSNAMLFALNVLSTQEGGPAVQRPAQNGPTADDTENQRRQMMEQQQQMQVQLERERRTSASVSTLHFKVSPSPCSSDTPPPDYQHYKPSTLQPPSFAKVASSPSVSRSSSASSQDRETDPPQRVAQLSQLSTSLMSAFHPVQPGLGSAARQVRQIPLSPPLTPRHAKHGWSSPRTFTPLASSPPVTTALTVKQVCPQPVIPVTQPLSPLQNGRGKAPPTDLASNGNMEDNYLSQKSPLPLTTIYSPESIFTPCCEALSIMAGHPSQGPPPQSQYTSSFPPQQIQYQVMPPFSSSPPSFIGVALPKKSPSPASQAAVPNSGPPIPAGHPSSLSAAPPAAAPAPVPTGGPPPPPPPPGPPPPSTGAPPPPPPLPAGGGPGGHGEGAPSGLAAALAGAKLRRVQRSEDGSSSGAKNDANRTSGGSNGGLMQEMNALLARRRKAATQTEKSGDRKEEDGQSDDPNSPGTRGSDAVKKPWDRANSADKSSVVSRVRPAGSSSDTDALDFDRMKQEILEEVVRELQKVKDEIIDAIRQELSRISTT
- the evla gene encoding enah/Vasp-like a isoform X6; translation: MLCRDWICQCVCICHLSRFFLCRMSCPAVQRPAQNGPTADDTENQRRQMMEQQQQMQVQLERERRTSASVSTLHFKVSPSPCSSDTPPPDYQHYKPSTLQPPSFAKVASSPSVSRSSSASSQDRETDPPQRVAQLSQLSTSLMSAFHPVQPGLGSAARQVRQIPLSPPLTPRHAKHGWSSPRTFTPLASSPPVTTALTVKQVCPQPVIPVTQPLSPLQNGRGKAPPTDLASNGNMEDNYLSQKSPLPLTTIYSPESIFTPCCEALSIMAGHPSQGPPPQSQYTSSFPPQQIQYQVMPPFSSSPPSFIGVALPKKSPSPASQAAVPNSGPPIPAGHPSSLSAAPPAAAPAPVPTGGPPPPPPPPGPPPPSTGAPPPPPPLPAGGGPGGHGEGAPSGLAAALAGAKLRRVQRSEDGSSSGAKNDANRTSGGSNGGLMQEMNALLARRRKAATQTEKSGDRKEEDGQSDDPNSPGTRGSDAVKKPWDRANSADKSSVVSRVRPAGSSSDTDALDFDRMKQEILEEVVRELQKVKDEIIDAIRQELSRISTT
- the evla gene encoding enah/Vasp-like a isoform X2; protein product: MKMASKSEQSVCQARASVMIYDDGSKKWVPIKPGQQGFSRINIYHNAANNTFRVVGVKLQDQQVVINYSIVKGLKYNQATPTFHQWRDARQVYGLNFASKEEAATFSNAMLFALNVLSTQEGGPAVQRPAQNGPTADDTENQRRQMMEQQQQMQVQLERERRTSASVSTLHFKVSPSPCSSDTPPPDYQHYKPSTLQPPSFAKVASSPSVSRSSSASSQDRETDPPQRVAQLSQLSTSLMSAFHPVQPGLGSAARQVRQIPLSPPLTPRHAKHGWSSPRTFTPLASSPPVTTALTVKQVCPQPVIPVTQPLSPLQNGRGKAPPTDLASNGNMEDNYLSQKSPLPLTTIYSPESIFTPCCEALSIMAGHPSQGPPPQSQYTSSFPPQQIQYQVMPPFSSSPPSFIGVALPKKSPSPASQAAVPNSGPPIPAGHPSSLSAAPPAAAPAPVPTGGPPPPPPPPGPPPPSTGAPPPPPPLPAGGGPGGHGEGAPSGLAAALAGAKLRRVQRSEDGSSSGAKNDANRTSGGSNGGLMQEMNALLARRRKAATQTEKSGDRKEEDGQSDDPNSPGTRGSDAVKKPWDRANSADKSSVVSRVRPAGSSSDTDALDFDRMKQEILEEVVRELQKVKDEIIDAIRQELSRISTT
- the evla gene encoding enah/Vasp-like a isoform X7; translation: MLSSESLPQSSKRLTSTVIRLSSPAVQRPAQNGPTADDTENQRRQMMEQQQQMQVQLERERRTSASVSTLHFKVSPSPCSSDTPPPDYQHYKPSTLQPPSFAKVASSPSVSRSSSASSQDRETDPPQRVAQLSQLSTSLMSAFHPVQPGLGSAARQVRQIPLSPPLTPRHAKHGWSSPRTFTPLASSPPVTTALTVKQVCPQPVIPVTQPLSPLQNGRGKAPPTDLASNGNMEDNYLSQKSPLPLTTIYSPESIFTPCCEALSIMAGHPSQGPPPQSQYTSSFPPQQIQYQVMPPFSSSPPSFIGVALPKKSPSPASQAAVPNSGPPIPAGHPSSLSAAPPAAAPAPVPTGGPPPPPPPPGPPPPSTGAPPPPPPLPAGGGPGGHGEGAPSGLAAALAGAKLRRVQRSEDGSSSGAKNDANRTSGGSNGGLMQEMNALLARRRKAATQTEKSGDRKEEDGQSDDPNSPGTRGSDAVKKPWDRANSADKSSVVSRVRPAGSSSDTDALDFDRMKQEILEEVVRELQKVKDEIIDAIRQELSRISTT